From one Streptomyces sp. SCSIO 30461 genomic stretch:
- a CDS encoding MerR family transcriptional regulator, whose protein sequence is MRMAELSERSGVPTATIKYYLREQLLPVGRRISATQAEYDEGHLRRLRLVRALIQVGRLPVAAARDVLAAVGNESLDLHSRIGAAVWSLPHAPEPSEDDAATETARRTAESLLERMGWDFGRQAGADSPAYRMLVGAIATMVRLGYPCGTEQLLPYARSAGELGVADLDLVERYEDEEAQVEAAVACTVLYEPVLLSLRRLAEAEESFRRFG, encoded by the coding sequence ATGAGGATGGCGGAGCTCAGCGAGCGCAGCGGTGTTCCCACCGCGACGATCAAGTACTACCTGCGCGAGCAGTTGCTGCCGGTCGGGCGACGGATCAGTGCCACCCAGGCCGAGTACGACGAGGGCCACCTGCGCCGGCTCCGACTGGTGCGCGCGCTGATCCAGGTGGGCCGGCTGCCGGTGGCCGCCGCCCGAGACGTGCTCGCGGCCGTCGGGAACGAGTCCCTCGACCTCCACTCACGGATAGGCGCCGCGGTCTGGTCCCTGCCGCACGCCCCGGAACCGAGCGAGGACGACGCGGCAACCGAGACGGCACGCCGTACCGCCGAGAGCCTCCTGGAGCGCATGGGCTGGGACTTCGGCCGCCAGGCGGGTGCCGATTCCCCGGCCTATCGGATGCTGGTCGGCGCGATCGCCACCATGGTGCGACTGGGCTACCCCTGCGGTACGGAGCAGCTCCTCCCTTACGCCCGCAGTGCGGGTGAACTGGGCGTCGCCGACCTGGACTTGGTGGAACGGTACGAGGACGAGGAGGCGCAGGTGGAGGCGGCGGTGGCCTGCACCGTGCTGTACGAGCCGGTGCTGCTGAGCCTGCGCAGACTGGCCGAGGCGGAGGAGTCGTTCCGGCG
- a CDS encoding DUF4188 domain-containing protein: MGEKPITGRMTAQSQDGVTVFLIGMRINNFRALRSWLPVAGAMPRMITELSKEKERGLLGFQFLLGSPRLLYVVQYWESHEKLLAYASDRDGEHRPAWAAFNRRLREGKGKVGFWHETYVVPAGAYESVYINMPEFGLGAATGVVPVARRGESAADRLRVA, encoded by the coding sequence ATGGGTGAGAAGCCGATCACGGGCCGTATGACCGCGCAGTCGCAGGATGGGGTGACGGTCTTCCTCATCGGGATGCGTATCAACAACTTCCGGGCGCTGCGCAGTTGGCTTCCGGTGGCCGGGGCGATGCCGCGGATGATCACGGAGCTCTCCAAGGAGAAGGAGCGTGGGCTGCTCGGATTCCAATTCCTGCTGGGCTCGCCCCGGCTGCTGTACGTGGTCCAGTACTGGGAGTCGCACGAGAAGCTGCTCGCCTATGCCTCCGACCGGGACGGGGAGCACCGGCCTGCCTGGGCCGCCTTCAACCGGCGTCTGCGGGAGGGCAAGGGCAAGGTCGGCTTCTGGCACGAGACGTATGTCGTTCCGGCGGGCGCCTACGAGTCCGTGTACATCAACATGCCGGAGTTCGGTCTCGGCGCGGCGACCGGAGTCGTCCCGGTCGCTCGCCGGGGCGAGTCGGCGGCCGACCGTCTCAGGGTCGCCTGA